A single window of Microplitis demolitor isolate Queensland-Clemson2020A chromosome 7, iyMicDemo2.1a, whole genome shotgun sequence DNA harbors:
- the LOC103569145 gene encoding uncharacterized protein LOC103569145 isoform X1 — translation MTSDEKLLLIKLVNEHKDVIESKTTDKVSLNDMEEVWKIITGQFNQDFSSRFSVNLQSVWKNIKSLAKKYSQKLRKQSMGTALNIMNNVTVQGLSNEFDNDAEEMTVDEIFTLDGEDDSDDEVFEYLSNPRMN, via the exons ATGACCAGTGATGAAAaactgttattaattaaattagttaatgaACATAAAGATGTGATCGAAAGTAAAACAACTGACAAAGTCTCTTTGAACGATATGGAGGAAGTATGGAAAATAATAACTGGACAATTTAATCAAGACTTTTCTTCTAGATTTTCTGTTAATTTACAATCagtttggaaaaatataaaatcgctagccaaaaaatattcacaaaaattGCGAAAACAAAGCATGGGAACag CTCTAAACATAATGAATAATGTGACAGTACAAGGACTGAGTAATGAATTTGACAACGATGCTGAAGAAATGACagttgatgaaatttttactttggaTGGCGAAGATGATTCAGATGATGAAGTATTTGAA TATCTATCAAACCCAAGAATGAATTAG
- the LOC103569145 gene encoding uncharacterized protein LOC103569145 isoform X2: MTSDEKLLLIKLVNEHKDVIESKTTDKVSLNDMEEVWKIITGQFNQDFSSRFSVNLQSVWKNIKSLAKKYSQKLRKQSMGTALNIMNNVTVQGLSNEFDNDAEEMTVDEIFTLDGEDDSDDEVFE, encoded by the exons ATGACCAGTGATGAAAaactgttattaattaaattagttaatgaACATAAAGATGTGATCGAAAGTAAAACAACTGACAAAGTCTCTTTGAACGATATGGAGGAAGTATGGAAAATAATAACTGGACAATTTAATCAAGACTTTTCTTCTAGATTTTCTGTTAATTTACAATCagtttggaaaaatataaaatcgctagccaaaaaatattcacaaaaattGCGAAAACAAAGCATGGGAACag CTCTAAACATAATGAATAATGTGACAGTACAAGGACTGAGTAATGAATTTGACAACGATGCTGAAGAAATGACagttgatgaaatttttactttggaTGGCGAAGATGATTCAGATGATGAAGTATTTGAA TAA